The Salvelinus namaycush isolate Seneca chromosome 37, SaNama_1.0, whole genome shotgun sequence sequence gtcagatggatggattatcttggcaaaggagaaatgctcactaatagggatgtaaacaaatttgagagaaataacatttttgtgcatatggaacatttatgggatcttttatttcagctcatgaaacatgggaccaacactttacatgttgcatttatatttttattcagtatagtagggggaaactcacccatccaccaccaatgtgtagCAACCAACCATTTTTGTGCCAGAacgctcaccacacatcagctatcaggtggagaggtgaggagtgatatatGCCAATTAGGAATGAGGGGGATGATAAGGTGGTCATGATGGAATTTGGCCAGGTTAGGAATTTATCCATGACAACGGgtgaacacccctactcttacaataagtgccatgcgATTTTgaatgaccacagagagtcaggacacccgtttaacttcctatccgaaagacggcaccctatgTAGGGGAATGTCCCcaaatgtaatcaaggtttgaaattattatgttttaatcAAATACTATATGTTTTTAGGCTTCTTGAAGTCAATTTGCAATCtacaaatatttgttttattacgTTCCTGctccccgaccatccgctcaagaaaaaattgtCCTGCGTCTGAATCTAGTTTATGATCCCTGCAATATAGGTTTACTAAGTGGAAAACAAACAACCATCACATATATAATATTAGAGGGGTTGTGCTACTATGGGCatgtcccaagtggcaccctattcccgttatagtgcactaattttgaccaggaccctggtcaaaagtagtgcactataaagggaatagggtgccatttgggatgcacacttgGCAAAGCAAACAGCAGCAGCTCTATGGATGGATGCAATATCCATAGCATTATGTCAGAGTCAGCTTTCTTCCTTTCCACCTGGTAAGCAGCTCTAGACTGGATTGATTTCCCATAGCCTCTGGGATCAAAGCACCATGTGATAACAccatcccatccctctctccattcctccatctTTAGCCTCTCCCACTCTCCGGTCGGCCAGTGTACACctcctctcacagacacacacacgtcgATATCTTTGACAATTGTGGGGTTCACATTGGTATTTAAGTTCTTATAGATGGAGTCTGATGTGTTATGGGGTGCCCTTTCCCCCAACCCCTAGCCCTGAATTAGAACCCTGATCAGGCTAACACATGAAACATATAGTCCTCAGCATATATGACCGCTGTCCAAGTACCTGAGGGAAACAGTATATTATGCACACCTGGCCTAATGCTGGTTTATGGTATGAACAACACCATGATGACAGATAGAGACTGGAACACTGTTAAAGTGTATCTCTCATACAAATGATAGGGCAGAGTGGGAGGGTTAGCTCACAGTGTTATGTTagaccacctcacacacacatacacacacccttcCTTCCTGTGATCTGCCTCCTCTCCTGTGATGATAGGGGAATGGAGGATATTGTCtaagagaggaaggaggacatGTTAGGACTGTTTATTTTAAACCAGGCCAGTGTTCGGATTTCTGTTGTCAGCTATGTGCTGCTGGGGAAGGGGACAGttagtgtgtcccaaatggcaccctattccctacattgtgtACTATTTTTGATCAAAGCCCTATGAGCCATGGTTGAAACTAGTGTACCATATAGGGAAtatgttgccatttgggatgcggccTAGAGCTGTGTGTTATTGGAAGCTGTGAATACCTCTTGTCATGTTGCTGTAGTATTACTGCAGCAGAACAGAGAGGACTGGAGCATGAGTCACTAGGAAGTCAATGTGCCAGTGAAGAGAGGATGGGTGAAGCACTGTAGATATCCACCTGAAGTTGATGACAGTGACCGACCAAGGAGAGCACCACTCAAGTGTCTTCTCTTTCCTACTGATGTATAATGTTCCTGTAACGGTGGTGGTTCAGTGAAGGCCTAGGTTTTAGTGCAaagggctaacacagtcttgttgTGTGTCGGAGTAGCCGGGTTGGAAGTCCAGCCAgtagttgtttttgtttgttcTGTTTTGTCTAGCATGTTGAGCTGCCCCCTCAGCCTCATTAgctgcctgtgtgtatgtgtgtgtgtgtgtgtgtgtgtgtgtgtgtgtgtgtgtgtgtgtgtgttgctagtTGTGTGCCGGTGGGTCAGTAGTCGTGGGCTggtgtcagagacagagacaggagaggtgtgGGAGGGTGTCAAGAGGCCAGCAGACAGCTGTGGGTTTGGTGTTTCACACACAGCAGACCCGCACGCCTACTGTTCATCTCTCCGTCTACGCCATTTTCCCACACCCTCCTtccctatccctccatccttcatTCCTCCgaccttccatccctccatcttcttGTTCCCACACCCTCACTATCCCTAGATCCATCCCTCTGCCTGGCTCCTGTTCCCACACCctccctatccctccatccctccgtctgGCTCTGCAGCCAGTCACACAGCCTGGCACAGTAGCAGGCCATGTGGCCTCGCTCACAAAGACCAGTCCCACCATGTATGGTGTTTGCAGGCAGCAGATGCCCCATCTGTGGATAAATCATTATCATTGTTTACAATGGAGGAGCTGGAGATAGTGTCTAGAAATGACTGTAGTATGGTTGGCACAAACGTttatggatgaagaccgtcaTAATTAAAATGACCTGCATATTTTTCCTACTTTTTTTCGAACAGCTGACTGAAGGTGTGATAGCCAGGCATTCATGCGGTTGAGTCAGTTTCTGTGATAACATGGGCTCTTAAAACCTCtccgctagcgtcccacctggccaacatccagtgagattgcagagcgccaaattcaaatacagaaatactcattataaaaattcagaaaagatACAactattttacataggtttaaagattaacttcttgtgaatccaaccacggtgtcagatttcaaaaatgctttacggcgaaagcataccttacggtTATTTGAGAAcatcgcccagcagacaaatcattacaaacagtaaccagccaagtagaagagttacacaagtcagaaatagagataaaatgaatcacttacctttgatgatcttcatatggttgcactcagaagacattaatttattcaataaatgttccttttgttcgattatatccaaaaacctccgttttgttcgcgcgttttcttcagtaatccacaggctcaaacgcagtcacaacaggcagacaaagaaatccaaattgtatccgtaaagtttatagaaacatgtcaaacgatgtttatattcaatccgcaggttgtttttagcctaaataatcgataatatttcaaccggacaataacgtcatctatataaaaggtaaacaagaaaggcactctctcggtcacGCGCATGAAAAGCTCTGTGccacggcagggtccactcattcagactgctcttactccctcatttttcagaatataagcctgaaacaatttctaaagactgttgacatctagtggaaggcataggaactgcaatttgagtcctaagtcaatggatactgtaatggcattgaatagaaaactacaacaacaacaacaaaaaatcctaattcctgaatggatttttctcaggttttcacctgccaaatcagttctgttatactcacagacactattttcacagttttggaaactttagagtgttttctatccaaatctaccaattatatgcatatcctatcttctgggcctgcctgagtagaaggcagtttaatttgggcacgcttttcatccaaaattcaaaatgctgccccctacccaagagaagttTTAACAACGTGATGAAACTGTGTTGCCCCTTGCTGAACcaagcaaggtgttgtagcaaatgatgaatagaatgggcttggaacctctaaccctagaAATTTGACGATTAAACacatgggtacactcgcaatggctgcctggtattgtgatgcaatcatTTTCAtggtagaatgttcattcaaattatgttaactgatgtggctcaaGCAATGGAATGTATtgtttgtaatgtcagttgagttgaatcaacaaatcatagcacatattgatgggtacacttcctgcttttacttcctgctttgctcctatgggtacGCTAGCAATGGCCGCCAGttcacccattatgccatcattgacttgaatggggaagcccgttctattcattctatttctatggcagcacatgcagtcaggagcaGAAGAAGGGAAAAAAGGTGCGTCTAAAAAGCAAAAACAAATATTATATTTTTTGCTATTGTAGCGGTTATTACGGAGACCGtggtcatttggctggccaaGTCCTCCTCGTGAGATGCAGCAAATACTACTGTAGAAACTGGATCTGTACATAATAACACATCGTAAAACTTCAATCTCTATCTCTACTTGTCATAAGAACAGTAACACTGTCTGTTTGTTGAGTGAACAGGGTTAAATAGGGTCTTTGCTGTCGTCGTGGCCCATATGATCAGGGATTGGGCTGGGTCAGGAGCATGGGTTTACCCTGAGTCTATTACTGGGTTACATGAAGCTGATATGACCAATAACACAGACAGActgctgacagacacacacacacatctctagtTAGGTAATGTCTGCCTGATATCTCCGTTTCATGTTCCATGAGACTGAGTGAGTGTTCATTTCTCAGTGTACGTTGCGTACATCGGCAGTGCTGGAGTTCAGTTAACATTTCAGTACAGGAAGAATAATCAGTCTACTGATATACACACACTTGCATGTCGAAGTGTATGATGTATGTAGATAGAGGAATAACAGAGCTGTATTTAAATAGTCTTCATGTGCACTTCTCATCCTGTTTCTATTAAACTAATCAAGCATCAACTAGCAAACCACCATAAAGATGAACGCTTCAGCCTCATATAGATATATTTATCTAGCTAATTGCCATTATGAACTTCAGACTACAGGAAGTGCATTAATTTACTAATGTATCTGATTAGAcatacatgtctctctctgtctctgtgtgtttgttgaCCTGATTGGCTAGCAGTGCAGAAACATTGCTACAAATGAACATTCACTAGCTATACTGTATATTTAGATACCCTGGCTGATTGGTTTGATGTAGGgagacatacactatatatacaaaagtatgtggacacaccttcaaattagtggattcggctatttcagccacacctgttgctgacaggtgtataaaatcgagcacaccgccatgcaatctccatagacaaacattggcagtagaatggccttactgaagagctcagtgtcttttaacgtggcaccgtcataggatgctacctttccaacaagtcagttcgtaaaatttctgccctgctatagctgctctggtcaactgtaagagctgttattgtgaagtggaaacgtctaggagcaacaatagctcagccgcgaagtggtaggccacacaagctcacagaacgggaccgccggtggctgaagcgcgtagcaacatcagcacaagaactgttcgatgggagcttcatgaaataggtttccatggccaagcagccgcacacaagcctaagatcaccattcgcaatgccaagcatcggctggagtagtgctccttagttccagtgaagggaaatcttaacgcaacagaatacaattacattctagacgattctgggCTTTcacctttgtggcaacagtttgggaagcccctttgctgtttcagcacgacaatgcccctgtgcacaaagcaaggtccgtacagaaatggtttgtcgagatcgatttggaagaactttactggcctccacagagccctgacctcaaccccatctaacacctttgggatgaataggAACGCcgaatgcgagccaggcctaatcgctccaCGTCACTGTCcaacctcattaatgctcttgtggctgaatggaagcaagtccctgtagcaatgttccaacatctagtggaaagccttcccagaagagtggaggctgttatagcagcaaagggaggaccaactccatattaatgcccatgattttggaatgagatgttcgacgagcaggtgtccacgtacttttggtcatgtagtgtacatgtctttctctgtctctgtctgttggttgACCTGATTGGCGAGCAGTGCAGAAACATTGCTACATGTAGACtagctatactctactgtatatttagATACCCTGGCTGATTGGTTTGATGTAGGGAGACAAATAAACGTAGCTCTGATTTTGCCAACTCCTTCATTATTATCACTTGATATATAATCAGGTCACATGCAATGTAACATGTCGCTTGAGTATGTGACATAGACATAGAATTAATAGAACAGCTTGAAAGCTCTAACCCTGGACATTTGATTGGTAAACTCATGAGTACGTACATGCACAATGGCTGCCAGATATTGTGAAGCAATAATCTCCATGGTATTTTTTAATATTCTAATAACTGATGCTAGATTGCCacggtaatgtagaatgttcatttaAATGATGCTAACTGAAATGGAATGtcttttttgtaatgtcagttgagttgactcaacatatcacagcacagattgaagggtatacttcctgcttttacttcctgccatgggtacactcaaaatggctgccagtccacccattatgccgtCATTGACATGAATGAGATGAcctttctattcattctatttctatggtatgTGATGTGTGCAAGACGTTTGTTACTGAGATCTAAGATTGCTTGTATTGATTACATTCAACTCAATGTTGTTTGAGCGTTGAGTGTTGTTGAATTGATACGCCTGCTGTTGATACTATACTATTTGACTTGATCTATTCTATATGACTTGATCTATTCTATATGACTTGATCTATTCTATATGACTTGATCTATTCTATATGACTTGATCTATTCTATATGACTTGATCTATTCTATATGACTTGATCTATTCTATTTGACTTGATCTATTCTATTTGACTTGATCTATTCTATTTGACTTGATCTATTCTATATGACTTGATCTATTCTATTTGACTTGATCTATTCTATATGACTTGATCTATTCTATATGACTTGGAGGATAATCTAAAGCCATAACTAACTGTTTCATAAACATATCACTAAACGCTAAATGTGTTCATTCTTGTCCACCATTtacttctccctcctctcctgttaTTCAAAATGGCCACCCCTCCCTGTAGGAATCCGATGGTGCTCCCAGGCCAGAggctcaccatcatcatcatgctCCGGTGTTCTCAGCACTCCGCCAGGCCCGTGTAGTGTCATCCACCTCTGAGGAGGAAGAGGCCCTGACAGAGAAGTTCCTCAAAATCAACTGCAAGTACATCACAGACGGCAAGGTACATATCATGTATATTCATATATATTACAGTACTATagagtatatatagtatattctatatataatatatgtacagtattataacgTAAGCGCATGGAGAAGTTCAGAGGACCATCAGGAATGATGGCCCTCCACCAGTCAACATCCACCTCTAGCAGTTCAGATCCATGCTATTGAACAACATGAAACCAATGTTGATCCATTCAGTCTAAATCAAAGCTTTGCAGCTTCCCCCCCCACATGGAGGTCAGTATTGGAGCTTCCTGTTCATAGTCAATATCATTCAGTTGCTTTTGgatacctacagtacagtacagccattttgtttatttatgcTGGAAAGGTAATATATCTCTTCCACTAAATGGCTGACACATTTCTTTCACTGCAAGCTTTTCTATGCTCTAGCTATATTACTCTGTCtaaccctctttctttctttctttctttctttctttctctctttctctcctctctctctctctctctctctctctctctctctctctctctctctctttctctttctctttctctttctctttctctttctctctttctctttctctttctctttctctttctctctttctctctctctttctctctttctctctttctctctctctttctctctttctctctctctttctctctctctttctctctctctttctctctctctttctctctttctctctttctctctttctctctctctctctctctttctctctttctctctctctctctctctttctctctttctctctttctctctctctttctctctctctttctctctctcttacccccccaGGGTGCGGTGAGCGGGGTGTTGCTGGTGACGCCCAACAACATCATGTTTGACCCCCACAGGATGGACCCTCTGGTGCAGGAGCACGGCTGTGAGGAGTACGGCTACATGTGTCCCCTGGAGGAGGTCATGTCTGCAGCCATCTACAAGGAGATCACTGACAGCAAGATAAGAGAGGCCGTGCCCGCGTAAGagccctgtcagtctgtctgtctgtctgtcacacataGGGTCCCGTTCATTATAGCACATCGTAGCATCCGTTTTGTGCCTACTGAAccacactaacagggatgtagtgGAGAGGAGTTGCGTTTACGCACCTGTTGCACAAAATTAACGTTGTTTGCGTTTACGTTACACATCACTCGTTTACCCACTTCTTTTTCTACCACTCCATCCCTGGTTACACATCACAGCCCCTCCGTAATCACTTAATCAGCCCAGCACTGCAGGCACACACTGATTACATCAGCAACCATCCAACAGATTAATTATATCCCCCACGCCAAAACGGAAAAGGAAATGGCAATTAGAGCAAGGTTAATGAACTATGCATTCACCCACCTACGTCTGGATTGCTCGCCCATTTGCTTGATGTAATAATATATCCACTTCAGCAGCCAGCTTAGTTTATCTCCATGGCATGCCACCCACATACACATCTCCTACCGTCTCTGTTTTTATTAGCAATTTAACGTGGATTGTTTGCTCAGATCAAGATAATTGTGTTATATTAATACTATGATGAAATCTTACCTAAGCATTAGCTATTTGTAGCTGTGGTCCTCTGTGGCTCGGTTTTTAAGAACGCGGCGCTAGCGATGCCAAGGTCGTGGGTTCACGTCCTGCTCAGATCACATACACATGCTAATTATGTATGCACTTACTGAACTGTAAGTTGGATGAAAGTGTCTGCTAAGAGACATTTATTATTATTGTAACTATAGAGCTATGCTTAGCCCTTCCACTGTAGTGCACATCCAGCATGTCTAGGAATATTCAGTGCTGGATTTGGGCTATGTTAAGTGTTCAGATCTCATGGAGCATCTATTGTGATGTCTAATGGTTATTGGCTGCAGTCCAAACACGTTATTATTACCCCCTCACCCCTTGCCCTAGCCACTTTCCCTCAGGGGAATCCCCGTCGGAAACCGGATGCAGATTATTGCCATTTTAAGTGGAGGTCCAATTCACTAACGTTGCCCCCTCAGCCCTCGATTTAGCTCAAGGGAGCGAGTGAACCACTTTGGTCACGTGCGGGGTTGATACAACCCACAATTCAATGCAAATTGTAGTCACATGTCAAACTCTGGTGGCCGCGAAGTGTCACATTTTTGGCATGTCAGAAAAAAGTATGAAGCTAGCTTGCTAGAAAATATATATAGACATTGATTTTAGCGTTGGCAAATTGGCTTAGTCTCATAGTGAGGAGCCTATAAAATGTAGCTAGATTCATAAACATATTTTTGGGAATTCTGAAATTTATTGGAATAAATTACCAAACAATtaaactagctagccagctataggtaactgtagctagccagctataggtaactgtagctagctacctgacaggAGTGCTAGCTAGATACGTTAGCTTACTAGGTACATTAATAGCTTTAGGTTGGTTGTTTTTAAGCTCAACTTCCAGATTTCCACTAAGGACGTTGCCTCTCTGATCATCACAGTCCCTGGCTTGGGCAAGGGACATTTAAGGTACACTCGGATGTGACGATGTAAAACGTCGTTCAAGGGCTGAGGGTTTAGGGCCGAGGGCTGTCTACTTTGAGGTTGAAACACAGCCATTGTCTCTGTGTGAGGACAGCTGTTTTCTCATGTGATGCAGGCAGACTCTCTGTCTCAAAGAGCACACAATAACAAAGTCCTGGCTGTGTGCCAACCAGTGTTTTATTATCATACACACAGTAGGAGCAAACTATTTTAGTCCCACAACAGGTCTTTGGAGAACCTGTGGAGTCTAGTGTGCTGTTACAGTATGTAGAGGAATCCTGTTGGTTGGCTGGCTGCACAGTGTTTTTGTTAATTTACTGTACAAACCCTATTCAGATTATTATGCAGAGCAGTTCACTTACAGATGCGCCAAACAAACATAGATTCATATTAGATCCATATTGAGAGGATGTCTTGTTTCACCTGGTCTCTCCACATTATACTGTAATAAACAAAGAAACGGTGCCATTCTGCTTCATTCAAATTCAGACCTCTCTAACTTGTATTTTCTTCTTTACTGTTTTCTTCCCTCTCCAGGCATCTGGAGCCTTTGACGTCAGAGCGCgggccctccacctcctctcAGCCGGACCCGGAGCAGCGTCTGAGAGTCCCGGGCAACGACAGCGGCAGCGCGGCCACCCGCAGTACAGAGGGCTCCTTCTCCGAGGACGTCTTTACAGAGTCAGAGCTGTCCCCCATTCGGGAGGAGGCCACTTCCTCCGAAGACCTCCGACTTGACAAGTCCTCCTCAGCCACAGCCTCCACAGAGTCCATCCAAACTGTCACCCATGTGGAGGCCTTCATCCCTCCAGGGGAAGCCCCAGGGGCCACAAGCAGCGCCTgcaagtcagtcagccagccgCCAGGGGAGGGCCAGGAGAAACAACCCACCACAGCAGAGGACAATCCAGACAGCCACACGGCCCAGAGCCAGTCTCCCATGGGCTCCAAGCAACACAGTGTGGATGTGGAGAAGGCAGCACCAAGCACACCCACCACCAGCCAGGGACCAGGCCAAGGACCCTCCTCACGTCCTGCCTCCCAGAGATCTACCACCGGGCCTGGGGAGCCCTCCGGCCAGGAGGGGGGTCCAGGGGACAGGCCCAAGCTGAGCAGAGAGGGGTCCCAGGACTCTGAGACGGACGTGGAGGAACTGAGGAAGATGTGGAAGAGTCACACTATGCAACAAGCCACAGAGCAaatggagaatataacacaaaagGAGGAGGGACAGGACTCTGCAGAAGGTAGTGAGATAACGTGTCTCTGTTGTattatgaaaatatgaaataCATAGCCTTTCACTATGCACTTATATTGTTTTTCAATAGGTGCGAAAATATGTTCAGCTTCTATTTCGACCCTACTTGAGTTCTCAATATGAAGGCAAGTCAATAGATAGTTATTGCAGATTATTACACATCCTCACTGACAGGTATGCTGCTGCCATTTGCCATCTCTGCAATTATCATCATCATGTTCATGTTTATTCTAATGAAGCTCCCAGTGCTATCACAGGAAAGTTGGCTCCGGCTGCTTACGTACACCTTGGCTGCAGGGTGCTCCTGATAACCTCCTGTCACAGCGTTGTGCCTCCCCAGTTGTAATTGGACTAAAAAAGTGAAAAAGAACTGTGGAAATGTGTGGTGTGCTGTTATCACCTACAGGAATGAGCAGAGGCATTATACTCCTCTTTGATCTAGCTCTGCTGTTAGCCGGTCTGCTGCCACGTGCACTCAACTCCAAGATAGGCTAAAACCTCAAAATcaaacacagagagaacacaggaaCACCCACACCTAACATCTGAGGGGAAACACAATAGCGTTTAGACGGCCTGCATTAAAAACCCTCAGAGACACGTGCAGCATTTAAAGTGACTTAACTATTTACATTTTATAGCTGCCTTCTCTTTTTGGTTTGATGTCTTTTTCAGTAAACATTGAATATTTCTTACCCTAGAACATAGACTACCACAGTAGTGTGTAGGCTCAAACCACCACTGTGTTCTGTGTCATGCCTGCTATAGGTGCTATGTATGTTATTCTTCCACTGTTCTACAGTTCTATGTGAGCTGTAGTGCCTCACTTAGTTGTgttcagacctgggctctgataGTATTTGTCTTCTTTCAAACACTTTTGCTGCACCTCATTGAGTTTGCCTGGTGCATTGGAACCAAAGGAATAGTCCCAAAGGTGCAAACCCCACCCatttggcactccaggcaggctcaatcaaacTGTCAAagtatttttgaaagaaaatgaaTACTGGTTGAACCAAGGTCTGGTTGTGTTCCCATAATTTATATCACCATAATTCTCACCCCACAGAGAGTTCCTATAATGTTTGCTCTTATTGGCTGGGATCACAGCAGGGTTCTGTTTTACTCCACACCACATTACCATGGCAGACGCGAGCCAAGGCCCCACTTCAAAACAAGCCCAATTACTGCGCTTTCAAATATAATCTTTCCCACTGAGCTGTGTTTTCTAAGTACTGTAGATGAACCATTTCTCTGGCTCTGTTTGTGACTATAGGTCCCAGTCTGTGTTATGTCACAAAGTGTCACTCTTGTAGAACTCCCACTGATTTGACCTTCTAATGGGTCGTTAATAAAAGCAGGAATATGTTTTGGTGTCACGATCCGTTATGATCTATGTTTATTGGGGTCATCTTCCTATTATTCTGGCACAAAATGACTGTCTGTCGAGATACCTGGTGAACAGAGGAGGAGATCTAGGTCATATAAAGACCCTGTTATCAAATAGATCTGAAATGTTTTCTTATTTACAGATGGATTAGGTCCAGTGGTGTAGTGATGGACTactagataataataataagaggATTTAAAACCAGGAGTAGGCCTACATTTGGTCAGTCACTAAATTGAAACAAATTCTGAACGATTGAAATCAGATTGGTATCTGCTTTGGTCCTGTAACTGTTAAGATGGATAAGATAACAATTCATTATCATGTGATTATTTCCTGTTTGTCATGTGGCTCTACAGTGTCCATGGAGCGGCGGAGGCACCGGTCCCACAAGTTCCTGTGTCTGCGGGTGGGCCAGCCCATGAAGAAGACATTCGTGTCCAACGCCAGCGCCTCCATGCAGCAGTACGCCCAGAGGGACAGGAAACACGAGTACTGGTTCGCTGTGCcgcaggagaggtgtgtgtgtgtgtgtgtgtgtgtgtgtgtgtgtgtgtgtgtgtgtgtgtgtgtgtgtgtaccaaggTTTGCAGAGTCACTGTAGTGCAGCCCCAATGTCTGCCCAGCGCCAAGTCCATCTCACTATGCTGTCACCAGACCAGACAGctagattatttatttattcaccCACTCTGtagacacacactctcacacgtACATACACAAATATCTATAGAATAGAATACATTTATTTTTCACAGAGGGAACTGGACCAGGCTGTGAAAAGCAGTCcagctacagtggcttgcgaaagtattcacgcccgttggcatttttcctattttgttgctttacaacctggaattaaaatggatttttggggggtttgtatcatttgatttacacaacatgcctaccactttgaagatgcaaaatattatttattgtgaaacaaacaagaaagaaGACAAAACagctgaaaacttgagcgtgcataactattcatccccccaaagtcaatactttgtagagccaccttttgtagcaattTCAGccgcaagtctcttggggtatgtctctataagcttggcatatctagccactgggacttttgcccattcttcaaggaaaaactgctccagctccttcaagttggattggTTCTGCTGGTGACCAGCAAtctttaaatcataccacagattctcaattggattgaggtctgggctttgactaggccattccaagacatttaaatgtttcccct is a genomic window containing:
- the LOC120031444 gene encoding oxidation resistance protein 1-like isoform X3 — translated: MYSLTAGHCLTPTDTSQKKTQEKKDGSRRMSFQRPKGTIEYAVETRDTLNNIALKFDTTPNELVQLNKLFSRAVCPGQVLYVPDPEHISSVGSSPSLSPSSPLSPTSSDADLEKVTESDGAPRPEAHHHHHAPVFSALRQARVVSSTSEEEEALTEKFLKINCKYITDGKGAVSGVLLVTPNNIMFDPHRMDPLVQEHGCEEYGYMCPLEEVMSAAIYKEITDSKIREAVPAHLEPLTSERGPSTSSQPDPEQRLRVPGNDSGSAATRSTEGSFSEDVFTESELSPIREEATSSEDLRLDKSSSATASTESIQTVTHVEAFIPPGEAPGATSSACKSVSQPPGEGQEKQPTTAEDNPDSHTAQSQSPMGSKQHSVDVEKAAPSTPTTSQGPGQGPSSRPASQRSTTGPGEPSGQEGGPGDRPKLSREGSQDSETDVEELRKMWKSHTMQQATEQMENITQKEEGQDSAEVSMERRRHRSHKFLCLRVGQPMKKTFVSNASASMQQYAQRDRKHEYWFAVPQERSEHLYVFFIQWTPDMYGEGVKGIGHEPGFMVVKKPSGFETREDEPLTDINNKEWEVVSLTEYHRRIDALNSEDLKSLCKRLQITTKEEVNSKHATSIKTELEPETFRPNLSEPSELLEAQQIEKLAKNLPPRTIGYPWTLAYGTTKHGMSIKSLYRAMQGQDTPVLLVIRDSDGGVFGALASEPFKISEGFYGTGETFLFTFCPEFEVYKWTGDNMFFMKGDMDSLAFGGGSGEFGLWLDGDLYHGRSHSCKTFGNPMLSKKEDFYIQDIEIWAFE
- the LOC120031444 gene encoding oxidation resistance protein 1-like isoform X7, encoding MYSLTAGHCLTPTDTSQKKTQEKKDGSRRMSFQRPKGTIEYAVETRDTLNNIALKFDTTPNELVQLNKLFSRAVCPGQVLYVPDPEHISSVGSSPSLSPSSPLSPTSSDADLEKVTESDGAPRPEAHHHHHAPVFSALRQARVVSSTSEEEEALTEKFLKINCKYITDGKGAVSGVLLVTPNNIMFDPHRMDPLVQEHGCEEYGYMCPLEEVMSAAIYKEITDSKIREAVPAHLEPLTSERGPSTSSQPDPEQRLRVPGNDSGSAATRSTEGSFSEDVFTESELSPIREEATSSEDLRLDKSSSATASTESIQTVTHVEAFIPPGEAPGATSSACKSVSQPPGEGQEKQPTTAEDNPDSHTAQSQSPMGSKQHSVDVEKAAPSTPTTSQGPGQGPSSRPASQRSTTGPGEPSGQEGGPGDRPKLSREGSQDSETDVEELRKMWKSHTMQQATEQMENITQKEEGQDSAEVSMERRRHRSHKFLCLRVGQPMKKTFVSNASASMQQYAQRDRKHEYWFAVPQERSEHLYVFFIQWTPDMYGEGVKGIGHEPGFMVVKKPSGFETREDEPLTDINNKEWEITTKEEVNSKHATSIKTELEPETFRPNLSEPSELLEAQQIEKLAKNLPPRTIGYPWTLAYGTTKHGMSIKSLYRAMQGQDTPVLLVIRDSDGGVFGALASEPFKISEGFYGTGETFLFTFCPEFEVYKWTGDNMFFMKGDMDSLAFGGGSGEFGLWLDGDLYHGRSHSCKTFGNPMLSKKEDFYIQDIEIWAFE